Below is a genomic region from Phragmites australis chromosome 20, lpPhrAust1.1, whole genome shotgun sequence.
TGCCACATTTGTTATGCTATACGTATCAGCTATTTGATCTAGAGACTTATATATGAGACATAGGAGACATGAGAATTAGTTCTTACATCTTGCTCTTTTCATTAAAATTGCTAAGGCATTAGCTACTAAATCAAAGAGCAATGGTGAAAAAAGATCACCTTATCTCGAGCCTTTGTGTTGTAAAGTAAGGACCAATTTTATTATTAACTTTAATCCCTACATTCCCTTATGAAACCACCTTCATAATCCAATCACCGCATAAGTCAGAAAACCTTTCAACttcaaaatttgattataaAAACATCGGCACAGATGCGACAACATCGCCAAGTCCTCAGCACAGACGTGTCTCACTCCTCTCCCACTGTGGCATCGGCATGCAacttcattttatatttttaatcaaGTTTGCTAAAACCAGATTTGAGGGAACGAACAACCTTCAAATATAGGCAAAGTACACAACATACTGCAgcattattctttttttttggaaacgAAACATTGCAGCATTATTAACATGCAAGAAATTCACACACGAGCAATCACGATGTCTTGACAGTGGCGTTGATCTCAACAAGCTGCCCCTGGGCTATGGCGCGGTTGGCTACGGGGCTGGTCGTGCCGTACACGGGCAGCTCGTCTCCGCCGGCGCCCCCGCGAAGGCTCTCCAGCTCGAAGAGGTCGGAGCTCGAGTCGCtcccctcctcgtcctcctcaaGCTCCTCGAGGCTCCGCACCAGCTCCTCCACCCTGTGCCGCACCACTGATGCCTCGGCGTCCGGGCGAAACCTCACAGACCTTCGCTCCGGCGCTTCCGGCACTTTCTCGATGCTCGTCGCCGACATGCACGATGGCTGAGTTGGCGGTGGCGCAGGTGAGATTGGGGTCGGTGGGGTGGCCACGGGATTCTTGGGCTTCCTTTGGAGACGCGCTGACGAGAACATAGCCTTGAGAACGCACGCGAACGTTGCCGGCGACTGCGGCAACGGCTCAGGCGACGACGACTGCACAGCGGCTCTTGGTCGGATCCTTGCTCCGGGGAAACACGGTCTgctcttcttctttccttttctgTTAGGTGGCACGGCTGCCTCCACCGCATCAACGACAGCTGATTCCTCCGACGGCCGCGGCGGAGGCTGTCTGTGGTGGCGGCGCGTGGACTTTGTGTCGGTGGTCGACGCGGACGAGCAGGAGAAACTGCTGTAGCTAGCCGATGAGTCCGacgaggaggtggtggacgaCGCGTACCCCGAGTGGCGCGGGCGCACAACCGCCGTCTCCCGCCGGCGCCTGTCCCCGTCCGCCCTCGGGACCTTCCTCGGTTTGGCCGCCTCCTTCGCCCACCAgaaccgcgccgccgccgccttctcctccgACCAGCGCGCGGCGTCAACAGCATCCGCGCCGTCGCCCTCGTCGAGAGAGCGGTAGATGGCGTCCAGGAGCGAGGCCGAGAAGGAGCCGGTGGACGCCTGCCTGAGCTCCCCGCGCGCCCGTcgcggcggcgggagcgggGGCGGGTGCTTGCCGTGGCAATGGCCGCGCCGCTCCATCTATCCACACCACTTGGCAGGCCACGATCGCACACGCGAAAGGAACA
It encodes:
- the LOC133901975 gene encoding protein BIG GRAIN 1-like, producing the protein MERRGHCHGKHPPPLPPPRRARGELRQASTGSFSASLLDAIYRSLDEGDGADAVDAARWSEEKAAAARFWWAKEAAKPRKVPRADGDRRRRETAVVRPRHSGYASSTTSSSDSSASYSSFSCSSASTTDTKSTRRHHRQPPPRPSEESAVVDAVEAAVPPNRKGKKKSRPCFPGARIRPRAAVQSSSPEPLPQSPATFACVLKAMFSSARLQRKPKNPVATPPTPISPAPPPTQPSCMSATSIEKVPEAPERRSVRFRPDAEASVVRHRVEELVRSLEELEEDEEGSDSSSDLFELESLRGGAGGDELPVYGTTSPVANRAIAQGQLVEINATVKTS